The genomic interval CTTTTTCTATTTAAAATACTTGAAACGTACGAAGTCGTAAAGGTTCCAGAGAAAGGATCCATAACAACATCTCCTTCCTTTGAACTGGCTTTTATGATTCTTTCTAATAGGGCTATAGGTTTTTGAGTTGGATGATTCTCGTATTCTTCCATTCTATAACGGACTCGTGGAAAATCCCAGACATTACCGGGTACTTTTTCCGCATTGTAAATTGTTGGAACTTTTTTTCTATAATCAATTAACTTTCTTTTTGCACCAGTTTTAGCTTCAACTAATATATCTTCGGAATTAAATGTATAATTTTTTTTGTCTTTTACACAAAATAAAATAGGTTCATACATAGAACCAAAATACTTTTTAGCTTGAACACCGGAACTATCATATCTCCAAATGATTCTGGAAAGAATGGTAAGTCTATCTCTTAAATATAAATCAAAAAATGGCATAAATTGTGTAGATGTCATTACATAAATGGAGCCATTTTCTTTTAATTTGGAAATACAAAGATCTAACCATTTATAGGACCAATTTAGATAATCCTCATCGGAAGCCCACTTGTCTTTTCTTCCATTAAAATTTTTACCGATATTATACGGAGGATCTGCAAAAATAAGATCAATAGAGTTATCGGGAACGTGTTTTGATAAGGCTTCGATTACATCACCTTTAAAGATTTTATGATCTTTTTTTTCAAACATTTCCATACCGGACATAGTAAACTACCCCTTATATATGTGCAACTACCTAAAAGTTACTTTATTTAAAAAAAGGGAAATAAAAAAATAGCAGGGCTGTTTGCCCTGCAAAAATGGGATTGGAAATCCTGAAACGATTACTGAACGGGAAAAACATATTTTTCATCAGGGAACTTATACCAATCTGTATCATTAGCTCCGGATGAACTGTACCAATTATAGAACTTTTCATATGCATTGTGTATATTTTGACATTCATAGGGCCAGGCAAAATCACCGGGGATAATGGCTGCCCAGGGAAATCCGACCGGATCAAGGTATTTATCTTTGTTATTTTCATCCAGGTAGCGTCCTGCGAAGTGGATTTCGTATTTTGTATTGATTACATAAAGGAAGATATCAAAGGGAATGGATTTAAAAATAGTCTTATCTACAGGATTTGTAAAGTGTATAGACAATTCGGCTTTATTTCCGGGTTTGAATACCTGTCCCTTGGAAGTATTGGATTGACTGATGGTATTCTTACTATTACCCAGTATTTCTATATCTCTTTTTTGGCTTAAGTCTCCACCAATACTTTCTAAAAGTTCTGATTGAGAGTTTAAGCGATTCAGGGTAAAACTGGCATCCCCTGCTTCTAAAGGAATTCTGAAATTAAATGTGTGGTTATATCCGGCTCCTTTGGCAACATGTTGATAGAAGCCTTTCAGGTTAACCAGCTTACCGGAAGCATTTAATTCTTCCTCATAACGGACTCTTACTACATAGTCATTGAAATCTGCATCTCCCTGCTTGGGAAAAAGATCTTCGAAAGCAACTGTATAATAGGTTCCATCAGAAGGATATTTAATGAGAGTAGCTCTTGTTGGATCATCGGGGAAATCATCTTTGGAATCTTCGATACCGTCTCCATCTCTATCCACAATTTCTTTCGAAGTAGATTGAACCAGTACCAATACTTTTCTATCTACCGAATTTACTTCCGAAACTTTAATTTCGCTTACAATCACCTGTCCGTTTACATGGACTTCCAGATAAACAACATCAGTAGTTGTATTGATAGTAAAGTTTCCTTTTACGGAACCATTTTCATTGGTAACTGCCTGAAATATAACACGATTATTATAAGGGTCTGTTTTTTCAATAATCCGTACAGCTGTGCCTTCTAACGTAGCTACAGTGTCCAAAACGGTAACACTCAATTCAATCGTTTTTGTAGTGTCGAAAATGAAATCAGTTGTTCCAACTACATCATTTATTTCGATAGAATAAACATCTCGAATAAACGAATCATTTTCTGAAGTACTGGCAGCTGTATCTGTTATATAGGTACTGTTACCTGTACCATCCGATCCACTTACTTCTTCAGTTCCTGTTGAATTGCTATCTGTTTCTCCGGTGGCTGTATTTGATAATGTAATTTCGTCATTTCCAAGGTTCAGTAACCAGAGAAGCCCCGGATCTTCTTGTGTCTTACAATTAAGAGGAAGAAGAAAAAGGAGAAAAAGCAAAGCAGTTGTTTTTAGAAATGTTTTCATGGCTTAACCCCTCCTCAAGGTTCTCTGTCATTCTATATATTTTAACAAAGTATAGCACATGATTTTGCATTTTTGCAATAACCCAAATGGACTATATTAGTCCTCAAATTATACTATTTATGCTGTTTTTCATTACTATTTATAGAAAAGGGGATGCTTTCTGAAAAAGTCAGGATGCTGTAAGATAGAAAATATATAAGCGATATACAGATCATATTATAGTAATGATACAGATCATATTATAGTAATGATACGAAACGTTTTATTATTATATACAACCTGTATTTAAGTTTTACTGGAATTATACTAAAATTTAAAGCTATAGGAAATTCCGAGATGGCTTTCTGCTTGAAAATTAAAACTGGGCTTTTGGGGAAGGTATTGTATACAAATACCTTCTTTTTCACCCGGTAGCCTGGGAACAGGAGAGTAGTGGGCATCAAAGAGGTTTAAAGCATAAATTCCTAAAAGAAGCATGAGATTTTGATTTCCAGAATCTGCATGGTGATTAGCAATATCTTTCAGATTTGCTGTATAAAGAAAAAGAGCAGATTTCGCGACTGCATTCCCCCCTAAAGCCGGTAAAAAACTCTGAGAATTATAATTATTTTTAGCTGTATTATAGTTTTCTGAATTATTATATAGGGTATAGGCAAGGTATAGAGTTCCGGTAAAGAAAAGGACAGATTTCCAGGTTTCTCCCTTGGAATACTGACCCCAACCGGGCAGCAGGGCAGAACGTAAAAGGTAATTAACCTGTGT from Leptospiraceae bacterium carries:
- the yhdJ gene encoding adenine-specific DNA-methyltransferase, producing MEMFEKKDHKIFKGDVIEALSKHVPDNSIDLIFADPPYNIGKNFNGRKDKWASDEDYLNWSYKWLDLCISKLKENGSIYVMTSTQFMPFFDLYLRDRLTILSRIIWRYDSSGVQAKKYFGSMYEPILFCVKDKKNYTFNSEDILVEAKTGAKRKLIDYRKKVPTIYNAEKVPGNVWDFPRVRYRMEEYENHPTQKPIALLERIIKASSKEGDVVMDPFSGTFTTSYVSSILNRKSIGIEIDTDYVKIGLRRLNILEHYNGEKLERQKKSFEIKNINNSERSLFNLT
- a CDS encoding LruC domain-containing protein — its product is MKTFLKTTALLFLLFLLPLNCKTQEDPGLLWLLNLGNDEITLSNTATGETDSNSTGTEEVSGSDGTGNSTYITDTAASTSENDSFIRDVYSIEINDVVGTTDFIFDTTKTIELSVTVLDTVATLEGTAVRIIEKTDPYNNRVIFQAVTNENGSVKGNFTINTTTDVVYLEVHVNGQVIVSEIKVSEVNSVDRKVLVLVQSTSKEIVDRDGDGIEDSKDDFPDDPTRATLIKYPSDGTYYTVAFEDLFPKQGDADFNDYVVRVRYEEELNASGKLVNLKGFYQHVAKGAGYNHTFNFRIPLEAGDASFTLNRLNSQSELLESIGGDLSQKRDIEILGNSKNTISQSNTSKGQVFKPGNKAELSIHFTNPVDKTIFKSIPFDIFLYVINTKYEIHFAGRYLDENNKDKYLDPVGFPWAAIIPGDFAWPYECQNIHNAYEKFYNWYSSSGANDTDWYKFPDEKYVFPVQ